The following nucleotide sequence is from uncultured Roseateles sp..
CTTGACGCTGATCAGCAGCGGCAGCGCCAAGAAGGGCGATGTGATCGGCATCGCCCGCATTGCCGCCATCCAGGCCGCCAAGCGCACCGCCGACCTGATCCCGCTGTGCCACCCGCTGCCGCTGACGCGCGTGGCGGTCGAGTTCGCCATCGACACCGCCCTGAGCCGCGTGCACTGCACGGTGCAGGCCGAGACGCTGGGCCAGACCGGGGTCGAGATGGAGGCACTGACCGCCGTGCAGATCGGCCTGCTGACCATCTACGACATGTGCAAGGCAGCCGATCGCGGCATGGTCATGAGCCAGATCCGGTTGCTGGA
It contains:
- the moaC gene encoding cyclic pyranopterin monophosphate synthase MoaC, producing the protein MSTPPSPPAAPTSSPLTHFDAQGQAHMVDVAAKAVTHRIARATGFIEMQPATLTLISSGSAKKGDVIGIARIAAIQAAKRTADLIPLCHPLPLTRVAVEFAIDTALSRVHCTVQAETLGQTGVEMEALTAVQIGLLTIYDMCKAADRGMVMSQIRLLEKQGGKSGTWVADSP